The stretch of DNA ATCAACAATCAACAATCAACAATTAATAAACAAGTCAAAGATAGTAACTAGCAACTTACGTTATTACTTAACCCAACCAGATAGAATACAATTGCTCCACATCCCCAAGACAAATCATGACTCCAACCCCTAAACTTCGTCACCCTACTGACCTACAGTCAGAAAAATCGGCAAGCTCAGGGTATCAGCGCTTACCGCTCCAGCGTTGGCAAATTGCAGGATTGGAGCCAGAATTAGGGGATAAATTAGCCAAAGTAAGTAACTTATCTTTAGTAGTCGCCCAAATATTAATCAATCGGGGGATGAATACACCCGAACTTGCCAAAGCGTATTTAGAGCCAGAAAGCTGCAATTTACCGCTTCCCAGTGCTGATTTTCCCGATTTAAGCTTCAGTGTCAAGTTGTTGCAAGAAGCGATCGCCAAGGGGGAAAAAATCGCGATCTGTGGGGATTATGACGCAGATGGGATGACGAGTACAGCCTTATTGCTGAGAGCATTGCGATCGCTCGGTGCTATGGTTGATTATGCTATTCCCAGTCGGATGCACGAAGGCTATGGAATAAACGTCCGAATAATCGAAGAATTCGCCGTAGATGGAGTTAAACTTGTACTAACCGTAGATAATGGCATTTCCGCAGTTGCTCCCATCGCCAGAGCCAAAGAATTGGGCTTAAAGGTAATTGTTACCGATCACCACGATCTACCAGAAATTTTACCCCCAGCCGATGCCATTCTCAACCCGAAACTAATTGCTGAAACCTCTCCCTATCGGGGTATAGCTGGGGTAGGAGTTGCTTATATTTTAGCGGTATCGCTAGCTCAAGCCTTGGGGAAAACCAAAGGGTTAGTCAAACCTTTACTAGAACTCTTTACTTTGGGAACCATTGCGGATTTAGCACCTTTAACTGGAGTCAATCGTCGTTGGTTGAAACGCGGTTTGCGCTTGTTACCAGAATCGGAATTAGCGGGGGTACAAGCATTAATTCAACTATCTGGAGTAAAGGGAGAAAATAGCACCCCTTCGACTACGCTCAAAGGAACCCTAAAACCAGAAGATATTGGGTTTCGCTTAGGGCCTAGAA from Merismopedia glauca CCAP 1448/3 encodes:
- the recJ gene encoding single-stranded-DNA-specific exonuclease RecJ, with product MTPTPKLRHPTDLQSEKSASSGYQRLPLQRWQIAGLEPELGDKLAKVSNLSLVVAQILINRGMNTPELAKAYLEPESCNLPLPSADFPDLSFSVKLLQEAIAKGEKIAICGDYDADGMTSTALLLRALRSLGAMVDYAIPSRMHEGYGINVRIIEEFAVDGVKLVLTVDNGISAVAPIARAKELGLKVIVTDHHDLPEILPPADAILNPKLIAETSPYRGIAGVGVAYILAVSLAQALGKTKGLVKPLLELFTLGTIADLAPLTGVNRRWLKRGLRLLPESELAGVQALIQLSGVKGENSTPSTTLKGTLKPEDIGFRLGPRINAVGRIADPQIVIDLLTTDEMGLALEKAMNCEQINQRRQQLCEEIEQEAVALVEKEYLASLESDRVLLLVQPNWHHGVIGIVASRLVERYGAPVFIATYEDDTQIRGSARGIPEFDVFAALNYSQDLLGKYGGHYAAGGFSLPTSNLAAWRERSIEFARQSLQPQHLKPLIYIDAQANLPDIDLTLFQELETLQPCGIGNREPVFWTHNVRILEQRLLAKGHIKLRLTQDSPHLGIDLNPPLPVQFGAIAWRWGEFFPLPPRLDIAYKLRLNTWQGQSKLELELVGARSSI